A genome region from Camelina sativa cultivar DH55 chromosome 10, Cs, whole genome shotgun sequence includes the following:
- the LOC104718374 gene encoding uncharacterized protein LOC104718374 codes for MKNDDLLFMYPLIEQTEPPQHHILKKKQKAMASQTKLKKPNSHFSLCTFLFFTVLFTIPALFLLRSSSCSSSTVAVSSSSDTYQPPWSGDLQTAQFAWNRLAFSLANPPKSLKLAVFSRKWPTGPNPGGMERHALTLYTALARRGHRVHVFTSPIDHSPETNKITPVSDQILYPMIHSHGDAEPGKWRYNKAWELYQEENKKEPFDVVHTESVALPHWIAREVPNLAVSWHGIALESLQSSIYQDLIRKPDEPRSQGFNASLYGAVLPKILEEIRFFHNYAHHIAISDSCGEMLRDVYQIPEKRVHVILNGVDEHGFTSDKKLRSLFRSKLGLPENSSAVVLGAAGRLVKDKGHPLLFEAFSRLIETHSNVYLVVAGSGPWENRYKELGDKVSILGSLNPNELKGFYNGIDLFVNPTLRPQGLDLTLMEAMLSGKPVMASRYASIKRSIVVNDEFGFMFAPNVEALTAVMEIAVAEGADRLAERGRKCKDYAAEMFTASKMALAYERLFLCINDQKFCIYP; via the coding sequence ATGAAAAATGATGATTTGCTTTTTATGTATCCTTTAATTGAACAAACAGAACCACCACAGCACCAtattttgaagaagaaacaaaaagcaatGGCTTCACAAACCAAACTTAAGAAACCAAATTCTCATTTTAGTCTTTGtactttcctcttcttcaccgTCCTTTTTACAATACCggctctcttcctcctccgcaGCTCCTCTTGCTCCTCCTCCACAGTCGCagtctcctcttcctctgacacATACCAGCCACCGTGGTCTGGCGATCTTCAAACCGCCCAGTTTGCCTGGAACCGCCTTGCTTTCTCCTTAGCCAACCCTCCCAAATCCCTAAAACTCGCTGTTTTCTCCCGGAAATGGCCTACTGGGCCCAATCCCGGCGGCATGGAACGCCATGCTTTAACTCTTTACACTGCTTTAGCCCGCCGTGGACACCGCGTCCACGTTTTCACCTCTCCCATAGACCATTCCcctgaaaccaacaaaatcacTCCGGTTTCCGACCAAATCTTATACCCTATGATCCATTCTCACGGTGACGCGGAGCCTGGAAAATGGCGGTACAACAAAGCATGGGAGCTTTAccaagaagagaacaagaaagaaCCTTTCGATGTGGTTCACACCGAAAGCGTGGCTTTACCTCACTGGATCGCCCGGGAGGTTCCAAACCTAGCCGTCTCGTGGCACGGCATTGCACTAGAGAGCTTACAGTCAAGCATTTACCAAGACCTGATCCGTAAACCAGACGAACCAAGATCACAAGGCTTCAATGCAAGCCTATACGGTGCCGTGCTTCCCAAGATACTCGAGGAAATCAGATTCTTTCACAACTACGCTCACCACATCGCGATCAGCGATAGCTGCGGGGAAATGCTAAGAGACGTTTACCAAATTCCTGAGAAAAGGGTTCACGTGATACTCAACGGAGTCGACGAACACGGATTCACATCAGACAAAAAGCTACGTTCTCTGTTTAGGTCAAAATTAGGGTTACCAGAAAACTCATCAGCGGTCGTTTTAGGAGCCGCAGGGAGATTAGTTAAAGACAAAGGACATCCATTACTCTTCGAAGCTTTCTCGAGACTAATCGAAACACATTCTAATGTTTACCTCGTAGTAGCTGGATCAGGGCCATGGGAGAATCGTTACAAGGAACTAGGAGATAAAGTTTCCATTTTGGGATCTTTAAACCCAAACGAACTCAAGGGTTTCTACAACGGGATAGATTTGTTCGTGAATCCAACGCTTAGACCACAAGGACTCGATTTGACGTTAATGGAAGCGATGTTGAGTGGTAAACCAGTGATGGCGTCGAGGTACGCAAGCATAAAGAGGAGTATAGTGGTGAATGATGAGTTTGGGTTTATGTTTGCGCCGAATGTGGAAGCTTTGACGGCGGTTATGGAGATTGCGGTGGCGGAAGGAGCTGATAGATTGGCCGAGAGAGGGAGAAAGTGTAAAGACTATGCGGCGGAGATGTTTACGGCGAGTAAGATGGCTTTGGCTTATGAGAGGCTTTTTCTTTGTATTAACGATCAGAAATTTTGTATCTACCCATAA